A portion of the Myxococcales bacterium genome contains these proteins:
- a CDS encoding DNA methylase, protein MKKSGEMSTTLWDFPSRHIGSSIQGDDSYIGATPAGIIWNLLERYTREGDLVVDPMCGSGTTLDVARELSRRALGYDLKPSRKDIFRADARKLPLENGKADFIFVDPPYSTHIDYSDDPRCIGKLSAFEEKYFKEMERVIAECDRILRPKRCMALYVSDTYQKKKGFVPIGFRLFEMLCRRFRPLDVVAVVRHNRKLKRGNWHAEAIKGNFYLRGFNYLFIMKKD, encoded by the coding sequence ATGAAGAAAAGCGGTGAAATGAGTACGACCCTTTGGGATTTCCCCTCCCGGCATATCGGGTCCTCCATTCAGGGGGATGATTCCTATATAGGCGCGACACCGGCCGGAATTATCTGGAATCTTCTCGAGAGATATACGCGGGAAGGGGACCTCGTAGTCGACCCGATGTGCGGAAGCGGCACGACTCTGGATGTAGCCCGCGAACTTTCGAGGCGTGCTCTCGGCTATGATCTCAAACCGTCCCGCAAGGATATCTTTCGCGCTGATGCGAGAAAACTTCCGTTGGAAAACGGGAAGGCGGATTTCATCTTCGTTGATCCTCCGTATTCGACGCACATCGACTATTCGGATGATCCGAGATGTATCGGGAAGCTTTCGGCGTTCGAGGAAAAATATTTCAAGGAGATGGAAAGGGTGATCGCGGAATGCGACAGGATCCTGCGCCCCAAGCGCTGCATGGCCCTTTACGTTTCCGACACATATCAGAAGAAAAAAGGGTTTGTGCCAATCGGATTTCGTCTATTCGAGATGCTTTGCCGGCGCTTTCGGCCGCTTGATGTCGTAGCAGTGGTTAGGCATAACAGGAAACTGAAGCGCGGAAACTGGCATGCCGAGGCGATAAAAGGGAATTTCTACCTGCGCGGCTTCAATTACCTCTTTATAATGAAGAAAGATTGA